The following proteins come from a genomic window of Triticum aestivum cultivar Chinese Spring chromosome 6A, IWGSC CS RefSeq v2.1, whole genome shotgun sequence:
- the LOC123127603 gene encoding CCAAT/enhancer-binding protein zeta isoform X1 — translation MTELNPKPKSAKKARKAAAGGGEEGMDSLKSDVIPKLKSSKKSKKPAADEGEEKGADALKSDVSPEPNPTKKKKKKKKPAAGGEEDDIGAIKSDVASFASSLGLVPGAGNSSGFDDSDFRKSGPMSAPKPPKHPQTPEAPANTDPPQHPKPTKKPHPLELHGPHTAATTSATTNYPLVKAGALSGQWYADAAELEVRVLGDRKHAAPAVGLQEMQRMVERKRELAEKLMAQYSREYDSVRRGTGDLKLLEMSAKSGTSADKVSAFTCLVEDNPIANMRALDSLLGMVASKVGKRYAFTGFDALRELFEMRRKGSLLYWLLPDRKLKSLIQRPLDILPETKDGYSLLLFWHWEDCLKQRYEKFVIALEDALKDMLPSLKDKAMKTVSALLKSKSEQERRLLTALVNKLGDPERRAASSAAYLLTGLLSTHPNMKMVVIDEVDSFLFRPHVGLRAKYQAVNFLSHIFLTSKGDGPKIAKRLVDVYIAVFKVLMSCPRDSKGEKQSKHGKKKVENGKTKGREDKVNDSNSHGNHEMDPPAGTDLEMDSRLLSALLSGVNRALPYVASSEVDDIVEVQTPILFRLVHSENFNVGVQALMLLYQISTKNQIASDRFYRALYAKLLSPSAVTSSKPELFLGLLVKAMKNDVMLKRVAAFSKRLLQVALQRPPQYACGCLFILSEVLKTKPPLWTIVLQNESVDDGIEHFEDIVENPEDPAIASTSPIKQDSMLASLEKYNSDSEDDSDATKQVKVSASDEKGQTNASAEGSTSHVLYNPRHREPSYCNADRASWWELTLLASHVHPSVFTMARTLLSGNNIVYNGDPLTDLSLPAFLDKFMEKKPKGNRIAEGKWHGGSQIAPAKKLDLNHHLIGQDLLELAENEVPPEDVVFHRFYMNKTGPIKPKAKKKASVLDEDTGELLADDVDDVSDESDDEMQEVDESDDEMQELEDESAEDGEYDYDNLDAKAFEEEGDLLRDDSDADVLDDISDDDEDDDEDDGLNMSYVDESADDSDDDVTDVKAAAAARGQKRKSRSTPFASLEEYEHLMEGEAEKSTLKKQRKHKEAGDSVGRKERGQKQSGSRRSKRSE, via the exons ATGACGGAGCTAAACCCTAAGCCCAAGTCCGCAAAGAAAGCGAGGAAGGCCGCCGCTGGTGGGGGGGAGGAGGGCATGGACTCGCTCAAGTCCGATGTAATCCCCAAGCTGAAGTCCAGCAAGAAATCAAAGAAGCCCGCCGCCGACGAGGGTGAAGAGAAGGGCGCGGACGCGCTCAAGTCCGACGTAAGTCCCGAACCGAAtcccaccaagaagaagaagaagaagaagaagcccgccgccggtggggaggaggatgACATTGGCGCGATCAAGTCCGACGTCGCCTCGTTCGCCTCATCGCTGGGACTTGTCCCCGGCGCCGGCAACTCCTCCGGGTTCGACGACTCCGACTTCCGCAAGTCGGGCCCCATGAGCGCCCCCAAACCGCCCAAGCACCCCCAAACCCCAGAAGCGCCCGCAAACACCGATCCCCCCCAACACCCTAAACCTACCAAGAAGCCGCATCCTCTCGAGCTCCATGGCCCTCATACCGCCGCCACCACCAGTGCCACCACCAATTACCCGCTTGTAAAGGCCGGTGCTCTCTCCGGGCAGTGGTATGCTGATGCTGCTGAGCTGGAGGTCAGGGTCCTAGGCGACCGTAAGCATGCCGCACCAGCAGTGGGGCTTCAGGAGATGCAGCGGATGGTGGAGCGGAAGCGGGAGCTGGCGGAGAAGCTCATGGCGCAATACTCGAGGGAGTATGACTCGGTGCGGCGGGGAACTGGTGATCTGAAGCTCCTGGAGATGTCGGCCAAGTCTGGTACATCAGCCGATAAGGTGTCGGCGTTCACATGTCTAGTCGAGGACAATCCAATTGCAAACATGAGGGCGCTTGACTCTCTCCTCG GTATGGTAGCATCAAAGGTTGGTAAAAGGTATGCATTCACAGGCTTTGATGCATTGAGGGAGTTGTTCGAAATGAG GCGTAAAGGCTCCCTTCTTTACTG GTTATTGCCTGATCGTAAGTTGAAAAGTCTTATTCAGCGCCCATTAGACATTTTACCTGAAACAAAAGATGGCTACTCGCTTCTCCTATTCTGGCATTGGGAAGACTGCTTGAAACAGAG GTATGAGAAGTTTGTTATTGCACTGGAGGATGCGTTAAAAGATATGCTGCCAAGCCTGAAGGACAAAGCAATGAAG ACAGTTTCTGCCCTTCTAAAGAGTAAATCTGAACAGGAACGCCGGTTACTTACAGCTCTTGTTAACAAA CTTGGAGATCCTGAAAGGAGGGCAGCATCAAGTGCCGCATATCTGTTAACAGGTCTTCTGTCCACTCATCCAAATATGAAG ATGGTTGTGATAGATGAGGTGGACTCATTTCTGTTCAGACCACATGTTGGGCTTCGGGCCAAATACCAAGCC GTCAACTTTTTGAGCCATATTTTTCTTACCAGTAAAGGAGATGGACCTAAAATTGCAAAACGGTTGGTGGATGTCTACATTGCGGTTTTCAAG GTACTCATGTCTTGCCCTCGTGATAGTAAAGGAGAAAAACAAAGTAAACATGGCAAGAAAAAGGTTGAAAATGGGAAAACAAAGGGGCGAGAGGACAAGGTCAACGACTCCAATTCACATGGAAACCATGAAATGGATCCACCAGCAGGAACAGATTTAGAGATGGATTCCCGCCTTCTCTCTGCCCTTTTATCT GGCGTAAATAGAGCGTTACCATATGTTGCAAGCTCTGAAGTTGATGATATTGTGGAAGTTCAGACACCAATTCTTTTTAGACTG GTTCACTCTGAGAACTTCAATGTTGGTGTTCAGGCGTTAATGCTTTTATATCAGATCTCCACAAAAAATCAGATAGCAAGTGACCGTTTTTACCGTGCGTTATATGCGAAACTTTTGAGTCCTTCAGCTGTTACTTCATCAAAG CCGGAATTATTTCTGGGTCTGTTGGTGAAAGCAATGAAGAACGATGTAATGCTGAAGAGAGTAGCTGCATTTTCGAAGCGTCTGCTTCAG GTGGCTCTTCAACGCCCTCCACAGTATGCTTGTGGATGCCTTTTCATACTGTCTGAGGTCCTTAAAACAAAGCCACCATTATG GACGATTGTGCTCCAGAATGAATCTGTCGATGATGGTATCGAACACTTCGAAGACATAGTAGAGAATCCTGAGGACCCTGCTATTGCTTCAACAAGTCCAATCAAACAGGATAGTATGTTGGCTTCACTTGAGAAATACAATTCTGACAGCGAGGATGATTCTGATGCTACGAAACAAGTAAAAGTGTCCGCTAGTGATGAGAAGGGTCAAACCAATGCATCAGCTGAGGGGTCGACATCACATGTATTATATAATCCACGACACAGAGAGCCTTCTTACTG CAACGCAGATCGTGCTAGTTGGTGGGAGCTAACGTTATTGGCCTCACATGTGCACCCGTCAGTATTTACAATGGCTAGGACATTGCTATCTGGAAACAATATTGTCTATAATGGTGATCCATTGACAGACCTGTCGCTTCCTGCCTTCCTTGACAAATTCATGGAGAAGAAACCAAAAGGAAACCGCATTGCTGAAGGGAAATGGCATGGTGGATCACAAATTGCACCAGCTAAAAAG CTTGACCTGAATCATCATCTCATTGGACAAGATCTGCTAGAATTGGCAGAAAATGAAGTTCCTCCAGAAGATGTTGTTTTCCACCGCTTCTACATGAACAAGACAGGCCCTATTAAGCCCAAGGCAAAGAAGAAAGCTTCAGTTCTGGATGAAGATACTGGAGAGCTCTTAGCTGATGACGTTGATGATGTCAGTGATGAAAGTGATGACGAGATGCAGGAGGTGGATGAAAGTGATGACGAGATGCAGGAGCTGGAAGATGAGTCTGCGGAGGATGGAGAATATGACTACGACAATCTGGACGCCAAGGCATTTGAGGAGGAAGGGGATTTGCTTAGAGATGACAGTGATGCTGATGTGTTGGATGACATTtcagatgacgacgaggatgatgatgaagatgatggtcTTAACATGTCATATGTGGACGAGAGTGCTGACGATTCAGATGATGATGTTACCGATGTAAAGGCTGCAGCTGC
- the LOC123127603 gene encoding CCAAT/enhancer-binding protein zeta isoform X2 produces MTELNPKPKSAKKARKAAAGGGEEGMDSLKSDVIPKLKSSKKSKKPAADEGEEKGADALKSDVSPEPNPTKKKKKKKKPAAGGEEDDIGAIKSDVASFASSLGLVPGAGNSSGFDDSDFRKSGPMSAPKPPKHPQTPEAPANTDPPQHPKPTKKPHPLELHGPHTAATTSATTNYPLVKAGALSGQWYADAAELEVRVLGDRKHAAPAVGLQEMQRMVERKRELAEKLMAQYSREYDSVRRGTGDLKLLEMSAKSGTSADKVSAFTCLVEDNPIANMRALDSLLGMVASKVGKRYAFTGFDALRELFEMRLLPDRKLKSLIQRPLDILPETKDGYSLLLFWHWEDCLKQRYEKFVIALEDALKDMLPSLKDKAMKTVSALLKSKSEQERRLLTALVNKLGDPERRAASSAAYLLTGLLSTHPNMKMVVIDEVDSFLFRPHVGLRAKYQAVNFLSHIFLTSKGDGPKIAKRLVDVYIAVFKVLMSCPRDSKGEKQSKHGKKKVENGKTKGREDKVNDSNSHGNHEMDPPAGTDLEMDSRLLSALLSGVNRALPYVASSEVDDIVEVQTPILFRLVHSENFNVGVQALMLLYQISTKNQIASDRFYRALYAKLLSPSAVTSSKPELFLGLLVKAMKNDVMLKRVAAFSKRLLQVALQRPPQYACGCLFILSEVLKTKPPLWTIVLQNESVDDGIEHFEDIVENPEDPAIASTSPIKQDSMLASLEKYNSDSEDDSDATKQVKVSASDEKGQTNASAEGSTSHVLYNPRHREPSYCNADRASWWELTLLASHVHPSVFTMARTLLSGNNIVYNGDPLTDLSLPAFLDKFMEKKPKGNRIAEGKWHGGSQIAPAKKLDLNHHLIGQDLLELAENEVPPEDVVFHRFYMNKTGPIKPKAKKKASVLDEDTGELLADDVDDVSDESDDEMQEVDESDDEMQELEDESAEDGEYDYDNLDAKAFEEEGDLLRDDSDADVLDDISDDDEDDDEDDGLNMSYVDESADDSDDDVTDVKAAAAARGQKRKSRSTPFASLEEYEHLMEGEAEKSTLKKQRKHKEAGDSVGRKERGQKQSGSRRSKRSE; encoded by the exons ATGACGGAGCTAAACCCTAAGCCCAAGTCCGCAAAGAAAGCGAGGAAGGCCGCCGCTGGTGGGGGGGAGGAGGGCATGGACTCGCTCAAGTCCGATGTAATCCCCAAGCTGAAGTCCAGCAAGAAATCAAAGAAGCCCGCCGCCGACGAGGGTGAAGAGAAGGGCGCGGACGCGCTCAAGTCCGACGTAAGTCCCGAACCGAAtcccaccaagaagaagaagaagaagaagaagcccgccgccggtggggaggaggatgACATTGGCGCGATCAAGTCCGACGTCGCCTCGTTCGCCTCATCGCTGGGACTTGTCCCCGGCGCCGGCAACTCCTCCGGGTTCGACGACTCCGACTTCCGCAAGTCGGGCCCCATGAGCGCCCCCAAACCGCCCAAGCACCCCCAAACCCCAGAAGCGCCCGCAAACACCGATCCCCCCCAACACCCTAAACCTACCAAGAAGCCGCATCCTCTCGAGCTCCATGGCCCTCATACCGCCGCCACCACCAGTGCCACCACCAATTACCCGCTTGTAAAGGCCGGTGCTCTCTCCGGGCAGTGGTATGCTGATGCTGCTGAGCTGGAGGTCAGGGTCCTAGGCGACCGTAAGCATGCCGCACCAGCAGTGGGGCTTCAGGAGATGCAGCGGATGGTGGAGCGGAAGCGGGAGCTGGCGGAGAAGCTCATGGCGCAATACTCGAGGGAGTATGACTCGGTGCGGCGGGGAACTGGTGATCTGAAGCTCCTGGAGATGTCGGCCAAGTCTGGTACATCAGCCGATAAGGTGTCGGCGTTCACATGTCTAGTCGAGGACAATCCAATTGCAAACATGAGGGCGCTTGACTCTCTCCTCG GTATGGTAGCATCAAAGGTTGGTAAAAGGTATGCATTCACAGGCTTTGATGCATTGAGGGAGTTGTTCGAAATGAG GTTATTGCCTGATCGTAAGTTGAAAAGTCTTATTCAGCGCCCATTAGACATTTTACCTGAAACAAAAGATGGCTACTCGCTTCTCCTATTCTGGCATTGGGAAGACTGCTTGAAACAGAG GTATGAGAAGTTTGTTATTGCACTGGAGGATGCGTTAAAAGATATGCTGCCAAGCCTGAAGGACAAAGCAATGAAG ACAGTTTCTGCCCTTCTAAAGAGTAAATCTGAACAGGAACGCCGGTTACTTACAGCTCTTGTTAACAAA CTTGGAGATCCTGAAAGGAGGGCAGCATCAAGTGCCGCATATCTGTTAACAGGTCTTCTGTCCACTCATCCAAATATGAAG ATGGTTGTGATAGATGAGGTGGACTCATTTCTGTTCAGACCACATGTTGGGCTTCGGGCCAAATACCAAGCC GTCAACTTTTTGAGCCATATTTTTCTTACCAGTAAAGGAGATGGACCTAAAATTGCAAAACGGTTGGTGGATGTCTACATTGCGGTTTTCAAG GTACTCATGTCTTGCCCTCGTGATAGTAAAGGAGAAAAACAAAGTAAACATGGCAAGAAAAAGGTTGAAAATGGGAAAACAAAGGGGCGAGAGGACAAGGTCAACGACTCCAATTCACATGGAAACCATGAAATGGATCCACCAGCAGGAACAGATTTAGAGATGGATTCCCGCCTTCTCTCTGCCCTTTTATCT GGCGTAAATAGAGCGTTACCATATGTTGCAAGCTCTGAAGTTGATGATATTGTGGAAGTTCAGACACCAATTCTTTTTAGACTG GTTCACTCTGAGAACTTCAATGTTGGTGTTCAGGCGTTAATGCTTTTATATCAGATCTCCACAAAAAATCAGATAGCAAGTGACCGTTTTTACCGTGCGTTATATGCGAAACTTTTGAGTCCTTCAGCTGTTACTTCATCAAAG CCGGAATTATTTCTGGGTCTGTTGGTGAAAGCAATGAAGAACGATGTAATGCTGAAGAGAGTAGCTGCATTTTCGAAGCGTCTGCTTCAG GTGGCTCTTCAACGCCCTCCACAGTATGCTTGTGGATGCCTTTTCATACTGTCTGAGGTCCTTAAAACAAAGCCACCATTATG GACGATTGTGCTCCAGAATGAATCTGTCGATGATGGTATCGAACACTTCGAAGACATAGTAGAGAATCCTGAGGACCCTGCTATTGCTTCAACAAGTCCAATCAAACAGGATAGTATGTTGGCTTCACTTGAGAAATACAATTCTGACAGCGAGGATGATTCTGATGCTACGAAACAAGTAAAAGTGTCCGCTAGTGATGAGAAGGGTCAAACCAATGCATCAGCTGAGGGGTCGACATCACATGTATTATATAATCCACGACACAGAGAGCCTTCTTACTG CAACGCAGATCGTGCTAGTTGGTGGGAGCTAACGTTATTGGCCTCACATGTGCACCCGTCAGTATTTACAATGGCTAGGACATTGCTATCTGGAAACAATATTGTCTATAATGGTGATCCATTGACAGACCTGTCGCTTCCTGCCTTCCTTGACAAATTCATGGAGAAGAAACCAAAAGGAAACCGCATTGCTGAAGGGAAATGGCATGGTGGATCACAAATTGCACCAGCTAAAAAG CTTGACCTGAATCATCATCTCATTGGACAAGATCTGCTAGAATTGGCAGAAAATGAAGTTCCTCCAGAAGATGTTGTTTTCCACCGCTTCTACATGAACAAGACAGGCCCTATTAAGCCCAAGGCAAAGAAGAAAGCTTCAGTTCTGGATGAAGATACTGGAGAGCTCTTAGCTGATGACGTTGATGATGTCAGTGATGAAAGTGATGACGAGATGCAGGAGGTGGATGAAAGTGATGACGAGATGCAGGAGCTGGAAGATGAGTCTGCGGAGGATGGAGAATATGACTACGACAATCTGGACGCCAAGGCATTTGAGGAGGAAGGGGATTTGCTTAGAGATGACAGTGATGCTGATGTGTTGGATGACATTtcagatgacgacgaggatgatgatgaagatgatggtcTTAACATGTCATATGTGGACGAGAGTGCTGACGATTCAGATGATGATGTTACCGATGTAAAGGCTGCAGCTGC